Proteins encoded within one genomic window of Streptomyces sp. NBC_01314:
- a CDS encoding phosphopantetheine-binding protein: MNQSQKIIADIMSDHFKVDRQLIHSDATFADIRFDSLVLVELALVLENELDIRVADGELHDHMTIAEAAELVAAKKAVL, encoded by the coding sequence ATGAACCAGTCACAGAAGATAATAGCTGATATCATGTCAGACCATTTCAAAGTGGACCGCCAACTGATTCACTCCGATGCGACGTTCGCGGACATCAGGTTCGACTCCCTGGTTCTCGTGGAGCTGGCGCTCGTTCTGGAGAACGAACTGGACATCAGGGTGGCGGACGGCGAACTGCACGACCACATGACCATCGCCGAAGCCGCTGAACTGGTGGCGGCGAAGAAGGCCGTGCTCTGA
- a CDS encoding beta-ketoacyl synthase, whose protein sequence is MTGPARPFEAAITGLGLVTPAGIGVKENWDRLLSGVSCAATDEELRGSPVDFSCRVPGFDPDALLGGFSAWQLDRFVQLAIASSRQAVEEAGWDPATWDGARVGVVLGNSLGGMQSLEQQHGSLLEKGPRNVSPLLIPRFMVNMAAAQVAIDLGARGPSLVTATACASGATAVGTARELLRSGACDVVLAGGTESALTPLVMAGLGRMGALSGRRREPERASRPFDADRDGFVAAEGAGVLVLERMADARARGARIRAVVRGYGSSTDAYHPTAPDPQGQGIERALRAALADAQLGSADVDHVNAHGTGTPLNDVTEGRSLHRVLGARPLVTSAKGVIGHTLGAAGAIEAAYTALALEHNIVPPTANLTRLDPELELDVVSGSPRSALVDVAVSTSLGFGGHNAALVLTTA, encoded by the coding sequence ATGACGGGCCCTGCACGTCCGTTCGAAGCGGCAATCACCGGGCTCGGGCTGGTCACCCCCGCCGGTATAGGAGTCAAGGAGAATTGGGACCGCCTGTTGTCGGGGGTCTCCTGTGCAGCCACCGACGAGGAACTGCGCGGTTCCCCGGTCGACTTCAGCTGCCGGGTGCCCGGATTCGATCCGGACGCCCTGCTCGGGGGATTCTCCGCCTGGCAGCTGGACCGGTTCGTACAACTGGCGATTGCCTCCTCCCGGCAGGCCGTCGAGGAGGCCGGCTGGGATCCCGCCACCTGGGACGGTGCCCGGGTCGGCGTCGTGCTCGGCAACTCGCTCGGCGGGATGCAGTCCCTGGAACAGCAGCACGGCAGCCTGCTGGAGAAGGGACCACGCAACGTCTCCCCTCTCCTGATCCCCAGATTCATGGTGAACATGGCCGCCGCACAGGTCGCGATCGACCTCGGAGCCCGGGGACCGAGTCTGGTCACGGCGACCGCCTGTGCCTCGGGGGCCACAGCGGTGGGCACGGCACGGGAACTTCTGCGCTCCGGGGCCTGCGATGTGGTGCTGGCCGGAGGGACCGAGTCCGCGCTGACCCCGCTGGTCATGGCCGGGCTCGGCAGGATGGGCGCGCTGTCCGGGCGCAGGCGGGAGCCGGAGCGGGCGTCCCGCCCCTTTGACGCCGACCGTGACGGATTCGTGGCCGCCGAGGGCGCGGGCGTCCTGGTCCTGGAGCGGATGGCCGACGCCCGGGCGCGCGGCGCGCGCATCCGGGCCGTCGTCCGGGGGTACGGCAGCTCCACCGACGCCTACCACCCCACAGCGCCCGATCCGCAAGGTCAAGGCATCGAACGCGCGCTCAGGGCCGCGCTGGCCGACGCGCAGCTCGGCTCCGCGGATGTGGATCACGTCAACGCGCACGGCACCGGGACTCCACTGAACGACGTCACCGAAGGGCGGTCACTCCACCGGGTGCTGGGCGCCCGGCCCCTGGTCACCTCGGCCAAGGGCGTCATCGGACACACGCTCGGCGCGGCCGGCGCCATCGAGGCCGCGTACACCGCGCTCGCCCTTGAACACAACATCGTTCCGCCGACAGCCAACCTGACCCGGCTTGATCCCGAGCTGGAGCTCGACGTGGTGAGCGGATCTCCCCGCAGCGCCCTGGTGGACGTCGCCGTGAGCACCTCGCTCGGCTTCGGCGGCCACAACGCGGCACTGGTGCTCACGACCGCCTGA
- a CDS encoding HAD family hydrolase yields MNPLQKIRLVALDSDGVLLNDTYSPVIERFVTRHGGEYTAAVERGVWGSPQLAAGQNMALACKLPWSAKETIGAFFKEREEYLRENPVELIPGTEELLATLREAGVRVVCYGGRNREYTFDTHLGHLAEYFDSEIPYVDVNDFRPGTKEIVRDIFGYEFNEVVFVDDINRVAEVTKSLGAGFIGVPASLPHNFQRAEMEATGVRYMVDDIRKIDAGLLRKVDEELAAGTLWAEPGSHRTADRAGRVAG; encoded by the coding sequence ATGAACCCCCTTCAGAAGATCCGCCTCGTCGCACTCGACAGTGACGGCGTACTGCTCAACGACACGTACAGCCCCGTCATCGAACGGTTCGTCACCCGGCACGGCGGCGAGTACACCGCGGCCGTCGAACGCGGAGTCTGGGGCTCCCCCCAACTGGCGGCCGGCCAGAACATGGCCCTTGCCTGCAAACTCCCGTGGTCGGCCAAGGAGACCATCGGGGCGTTCTTCAAGGAGCGCGAGGAATATCTCAGGGAGAACCCGGTCGAGTTGATCCCAGGCACCGAAGAACTCCTCGCCACCCTGCGGGAGGCCGGTGTCCGCGTCGTCTGCTACGGAGGACGCAACCGCGAGTACACCTTCGACACCCATCTCGGCCACCTCGCCGAGTACTTCGACAGCGAGATCCCCTACGTCGACGTCAACGACTTCCGGCCCGGTACCAAGGAGATCGTCCGGGACATCTTCGGCTACGAGTTCAACGAGGTCGTCTTCGTCGACGACATCAACCGCGTCGCCGAGGTCACCAAGAGTCTGGGAGCCGGATTCATCGGTGTACCGGCCTCCTTGCCCCACAACTTCCAGCGCGCGGAGATGGAGGCCACCGGCGTGCGGTACATGGTCGACGACATCCGGAAGATCGATGCCGGGCTCCTCAGGAAGGTGGACGAGGAGCTCGCCGCCGGCACCCTCTGGGCGGAGCCGGGCTCCCACCGTACGGCCGACCGCGCGGGGCGGGTGGCCGGATGA
- a CDS encoding aldo/keto reductase, which yields MNAPDTLPTTRLGVDGPPVGVQGLGCMGMSEFYGPSDPKECLKTLERALELGVTLYDTADNYGHGQNERLLAPFVRAHRDRVLVSTKFGLVRRADDPHYRGIDNSPGYLRTAVEGSLRRLGTDTIDLCIAHRLDPRTPVEDTVAEMAKLVDEGKVRLLGLSEVTGEELLRANRVHPIAAVQSEWSLFSREVEADVVPVAAELGVVLMAYSPLGRGFLAGGFTSADQLSANDYRRTMPRFTGENAQRNTAILAPLHQIAAAGGATVAQIALAWLHHRSAVHGLPVVPIPGTRSPARVEENTAAATLVLGADELAVLEPMAAQVSGSRLIGLNFTPQSESDRSGCPA from the coding sequence ATGAACGCGCCGGACACGCTTCCTACCACCCGGCTGGGCGTCGACGGCCCGCCCGTGGGAGTCCAGGGACTCGGCTGCATGGGTATGAGCGAGTTCTACGGCCCCAGCGACCCCAAGGAGTGCCTGAAGACCCTGGAACGGGCACTGGAACTCGGAGTCACTCTCTACGACACCGCCGACAACTACGGCCATGGGCAGAACGAGAGGCTGCTCGCCCCGTTTGTGCGAGCCCACCGCGACCGGGTACTGGTCTCCACCAAGTTCGGCCTGGTGCGGAGGGCGGACGATCCGCACTACCGGGGGATCGACAACTCTCCCGGATATCTCCGCACCGCGGTTGAAGGCAGCCTGCGGAGGCTCGGCACCGACACCATCGACCTCTGCATCGCCCACCGCCTCGACCCCCGGACACCCGTCGAGGACACCGTCGCCGAGATGGCCAAGCTGGTCGACGAGGGCAAGGTCCGCCTACTGGGTCTGTCCGAGGTGACGGGCGAGGAACTGCTCCGGGCAAACCGGGTCCATCCGATCGCCGCCGTGCAGTCGGAGTGGTCGCTGTTCTCCCGGGAGGTCGAGGCCGATGTCGTCCCGGTGGCCGCCGAGTTGGGAGTGGTCCTCATGGCCTACTCACCCTTGGGGCGGGGATTCCTCGCCGGGGGGTTCACCAGCGCGGACCAGCTCTCCGCCAACGACTACCGCCGGACGATGCCCCGCTTCACCGGGGAGAACGCCCAGCGCAACACCGCGATCCTGGCGCCACTCCACCAGATCGCCGCGGCCGGCGGGGCAACAGTGGCTCAGATCGCCCTGGCCTGGCTCCACCACCGGTCCGCCGTCCACGGATTACCGGTTGTGCCCATCCCCGGGACGCGCAGCCCCGCGCGGGTGGAGGAGAACACCGCGGCCGCGACCCTCGTCCTCGGAGCCGATGAACTCGCGGTCCTGGAGCCCATGGCAGCTCAGGTCTCCGGCTCCCGTCTCATCGGGCTGAACTTCACCCCGCAGTCAGAGTCTGACCGCAGCGGTTGCCCGGCATGA
- a CDS encoding TetR/AcrR family transcriptional regulator yields the protein MDEVRRPGRPRDAARDEAILDAAREVLLRDGYAGLSMEKVAAAAGVGKPTLYRRWSSKAALVGDAVLHSFLTAAPGIRLPLRPTTDGAAQQLTAWFGAYAASVGDPRHAAMILALTAAAAESPHDAESLYRDHTRAQHEAVVGCLRAGVTGGEFRADVDVEVVADALVGSVLYQLLTRTSSASLHRTEHLLVILLAGLRTPDH from the coding sequence ATGGATGAGGTGCGGCGGCCTGGGCGGCCCCGGGATGCGGCCAGGGACGAGGCCATCCTCGACGCGGCGCGGGAGGTTCTCCTGCGCGACGGCTATGCCGGCCTGTCGATGGAGAAGGTCGCTGCCGCAGCCGGCGTCGGCAAACCCACGCTCTACCGCCGCTGGTCCTCCAAAGCGGCCCTCGTCGGCGATGCCGTCCTGCACAGCTTCCTCACTGCCGCGCCCGGCATCCGCCTACCCCTCCGGCCGACCACCGACGGCGCCGCCCAACAGCTGACCGCCTGGTTCGGGGCCTACGCCGCATCGGTCGGCGACCCGCGCCATGCGGCCATGATCCTGGCCTTGACCGCTGCCGCAGCCGAGAGCCCGCACGACGCCGAAAGCCTCTATCGGGACCACACCCGCGCGCAGCACGAGGCCGTCGTGGGCTGCCTGCGCGCGGGAGTGACGGGTGGCGAATTCCGCGCCGACGTCGACGTGGAAGTTGTTGCTGACGCTCTCGTCGGCTCCGTCCTCTACCAGCTCCTCACTCGCACAAGCAGCGCCTCACTCCACCGAACCGAACACCTGCTCGTTATCCTGCTGGCCGGGCTGCGCACCCCTGATCACTGA
- a CDS encoding SDR family oxidoreductase has translation MGANVVVVIGVGGMGQAIARRQGSGNKLLLADFNGETLASVADLLRGQGHDIVTQTVDVSSRSSVAALADAAARLGPVVQVVHTAGLSPVQAPAAAVLKVDLLGTALVLEEFGRVVAPGGAGLVISSMAGHMLPVPLSAEQEQALAHTPADDLLDLPFTDPEVAGQSAYPLAKYGNRLRVQAASASWGERGARINSISPGVIATPMGQQELDGDSGQIMRAMISASGTGRLGTPDDIAEAAAFLLGPGATFITGNDLLVDGGVVAAIRAGRLTPVA, from the coding sequence GTGGGTGCAAACGTGGTCGTCGTCATCGGTGTGGGCGGCATGGGGCAGGCCATCGCCCGGCGCCAGGGCAGCGGCAACAAGCTACTGCTCGCCGACTTCAACGGGGAGACTCTCGCTTCCGTCGCGGATCTCCTGCGCGGGCAGGGACACGACATCGTCACGCAGACGGTGGACGTCTCCTCACGCTCTTCCGTCGCCGCTCTTGCGGACGCGGCGGCCCGGCTCGGTCCTGTCGTCCAGGTCGTGCACACTGCGGGCCTCTCTCCCGTCCAGGCCCCCGCCGCCGCTGTCCTGAAGGTGGACCTGCTCGGTACGGCGTTGGTCCTGGAGGAGTTCGGTCGGGTCGTCGCGCCCGGCGGAGCCGGCCTGGTGATCTCCAGCATGGCCGGTCACATGCTGCCCGTCCCCCTGAGCGCGGAGCAGGAGCAGGCTCTCGCCCACACGCCCGCCGACGATCTGCTGGACCTGCCCTTCACCGATCCGGAGGTCGCGGGACAGAGTGCCTATCCGCTGGCCAAGTACGGCAACCGGCTGCGGGTCCAGGCCGCCAGCGCCTCCTGGGGCGAGCGGGGAGCCCGGATCAACTCCATCAGCCCCGGCGTGATCGCCACCCCCATGGGACAGCAGGAACTCGACGGCGACAGCGGCCAGATCATGCGTGCCATGATCTCCGCGTCGGGAACCGGCCGGCTGGGCACTCCCGACGACATCGCCGAGGCCGCCGCCTTCCTGCTGGGCCCCGGCGCCACCTTCATCACCGGCAACGACCTGCTCGTGGACGGCGGTGTCGTCGCGGCCATCCGCGCCGGCCGTCTCACTCCGGTCGCCTGA
- a CDS encoding alpha/beta hydrolase yields the protein MSLVPPPFDPELAAVLEVVAETLPSTFTIDMVPAIRQGIAAARPGPEALDQDGFFEVEDRIVPGPEGAPDISLLIGRPAASAGVRPVFYHVHGGGMVLGDNRTGVDMVLGWARELDAVVVSVEYRLAPENPYPAAIEDVYAGLVWTAEHAQEIGGDAERIVIAGASAGGGLTAALALLARDRKGPQPIGQLLMCPMLDDRNDTVSSRQMAGLGVWDHASNEMGWTALLGDRRGGPNVPAYAAPARAEDLSGLPPAFLDISSAETFRDETVAYASRIWQAGGVAELHVWPGGFHGYDMMAPHAEVSQATQAARLRWLGRLLGE from the coding sequence ATGAGCCTGGTTCCGCCCCCGTTCGACCCCGAACTCGCCGCCGTTCTGGAGGTTGTCGCCGAGACGCTTCCTTCCACCTTCACGATCGACATGGTGCCCGCGATACGCCAGGGCATCGCGGCGGCCAGGCCAGGTCCGGAGGCGCTGGACCAGGACGGGTTCTTCGAGGTGGAGGACCGGATCGTGCCGGGCCCCGAGGGCGCGCCCGACATCTCGCTGCTGATCGGCCGCCCAGCCGCGTCCGCCGGTGTTCGCCCGGTCTTCTACCATGTCCACGGCGGTGGAATGGTCCTCGGCGACAACCGGACCGGGGTCGACATGGTGCTCGGCTGGGCGCGGGAGCTGGACGCGGTGGTGGTGTCCGTGGAGTACCGCCTGGCGCCCGAGAACCCGTACCCGGCTGCGATCGAGGACGTCTACGCCGGTCTGGTGTGGACGGCGGAGCACGCGCAGGAGATCGGCGGCGACGCTGAGCGGATCGTCATCGCGGGTGCCAGTGCGGGCGGCGGCCTGACCGCGGCGCTGGCCCTGCTGGCCCGGGACCGCAAGGGTCCGCAGCCGATCGGGCAGCTGCTGATGTGCCCGATGCTGGACGACCGCAATGACACGGTGTCCAGCCGCCAGATGGCGGGCCTGGGCGTGTGGGACCACGCCTCCAACGAGATGGGCTGGACCGCGCTGCTCGGCGACCGGCGCGGCGGCCCGAACGTGCCCGCCTACGCCGCTCCGGCCCGGGCCGAAGACCTGTCCGGGCTCCCTCCGGCCTTCCTGGACATCAGTTCCGCAGAGACATTCCGGGATGAGACCGTCGCGTACGCCTCGCGGATCTGGCAGGCCGGCGGGGTCGCCGAACTCCACGTGTGGCCCGGCGGTTTCCACGGCTACGACATGATGGCACCGCACGCCGAGGTGTCCCAGGCGACCCAGGCGGCACGACTGCGGTGGCTGGGCCGGCTTCTCGGGGAGTGA
- a CDS encoding alpha/beta hydrolase, with amino-acid sequence MPLLARPAVAAFVAKAMQRVAVLANSRASGRGSQASWFARLPEYTCTKRELTIPTEVGPARAVLYLPAGTEGAPPPPVHVNFHGGGYVMPQIELDDALCRCIAVEAGVAVLNVDYVVAPQHPFPAPPRQAFEVVRWVAEHGGAHGWDGERLSVGGQSAGGALATAAARQALEEGGPSIALQVLHYAPLDLATAGRDKRAAIPKPVLRPWMADVFDSAYVPDPKQRGDRLVSPAHPSDTADLKGIAPAFVITAEYDLLKAEGVAYADRLRRAGSLVGHHDVTGADHGYDVQDEAKAREVYPLIAEQVRRAFGEQTS; translated from the coding sequence GTGCCCCTTCTCGCCCGTCCGGCGGTAGCCGCCTTCGTGGCCAAGGCCATGCAACGTGTTGCAGTGTTGGCGAACAGCCGTGCAAGCGGGCGGGGTTCACAGGCCTCGTGGTTCGCCCGTCTGCCCGAGTACACGTGCACCAAGCGTGAGCTGACCATCCCGACCGAGGTCGGCCCCGCTCGCGCCGTGCTGTACCTGCCCGCCGGCACCGAGGGTGCCCCGCCCCCGCCGGTCCACGTCAACTTCCACGGCGGCGGCTACGTCATGCCGCAGATCGAGCTGGACGACGCGCTGTGCCGGTGCATAGCCGTCGAGGCGGGTGTGGCCGTGCTCAACGTGGACTACGTGGTCGCCCCGCAGCACCCGTTCCCCGCGCCGCCCCGGCAGGCCTTCGAGGTCGTCCGGTGGGTCGCCGAGCACGGGGGCGCACACGGCTGGGACGGCGAGCGGCTCTCCGTGGGCGGCCAGAGCGCGGGCGGCGCCCTCGCGACGGCGGCGGCCCGCCAGGCGCTGGAGGAGGGCGGCCCGTCGATCGCCCTCCAGGTCCTGCACTATGCGCCGCTCGACCTCGCCACCGCCGGCCGCGACAAGCGGGCCGCGATCCCCAAGCCGGTACTGCGCCCGTGGATGGCGGACGTCTTCGACAGCGCGTACGTCCCGGATCCGAAGCAACGGGGCGACCGTCTGGTCTCGCCCGCGCATCCCTCGGACACCGCCGACCTCAAGGGCATCGCGCCGGCCTTCGTCATCACCGCCGAGTACGACCTCCTCAAGGCCGAGGGCGTGGCCTACGCCGACCGGCTCCGCAGGGCCGGATCGCTGGTCGGCCATCACGACGTCACCGGCGCCGACCACGGTTACGACGTCCAGGATGAGGCCAAGGCGCGCGAGGTGTACCCGTTGATCGCGGAGCAGGTGCGGCGGGCGTTCGGGGAGCAGACCTCGTAG
- a CDS encoding MFS transporter: MPHQPLIPATPARADRSPGPYKIAVLGGLASYLDAATIVSTAVSLVLFQFAFGLTPLTIGILSGLLTVTIAIGAAIGGRLGDLVGRKRVYTLDLLVFTVGVAVLFSAVNTPMLYVGVIIAGLAMGADLPTSLALIAENSPDGLKGRMVSVTSLLWLGGVVVVSLMAGVVAPYGVTGARILYAHVLVVAIVTWFLRRSLHESTEWQAARAPGKAEALGAERSMRALLHPKLLVPLLVTALYCAFWSFTANTIGAFLGFLYVNVAHVSLSQASLLGLVSVPFTLVSAFVFLKVADSRARRAFFVFGSVVQIVACAAPLVMGFTSVSLFLLGTGFGIGGAFAGEGIYRVWSQEFFPTLLRGTAQGITHGITRGLAAGFAVITPTIAVSNPRLLVALLVAFLVVSGLIGALAVPALERSRRTAPWDREPAGNDTTVADPVGVPGTA; the protein is encoded by the coding sequence ATGCCGCACCAGCCTCTGATTCCAGCCACACCCGCCAGAGCGGACCGCTCCCCAGGCCCGTACAAGATCGCCGTACTCGGCGGTCTCGCTTCCTATTTGGACGCTGCCACGATCGTCTCGACGGCGGTCTCCCTCGTCCTGTTCCAGTTCGCGTTCGGGCTCACCCCGCTGACGATCGGCATCCTCTCCGGACTGCTGACCGTGACCATCGCGATCGGTGCCGCGATCGGCGGCCGACTCGGCGACCTCGTCGGTCGCAAGCGGGTCTACACGCTCGATCTGCTGGTGTTCACCGTCGGCGTCGCGGTGCTCTTCAGCGCGGTCAACACGCCCATGCTGTACGTCGGAGTGATCATCGCCGGCCTCGCCATGGGCGCCGACCTGCCGACATCACTCGCCCTGATCGCCGAGAACTCGCCCGACGGTCTCAAGGGCCGCATGGTGAGTGTCACCTCGCTGCTGTGGTTGGGCGGCGTCGTGGTCGTCTCCCTGATGGCCGGAGTCGTCGCGCCGTACGGAGTGACCGGCGCCCGGATCCTCTACGCACACGTCCTCGTGGTGGCGATCGTCACCTGGTTCCTGCGCCGCTCGCTGCACGAGTCCACCGAGTGGCAGGCGGCACGCGCCCCCGGAAAGGCGGAGGCGCTTGGTGCCGAGCGTTCGATGCGTGCCCTGCTGCACCCGAAGCTGCTGGTGCCGCTGCTGGTCACCGCCCTGTACTGCGCCTTCTGGAGCTTCACCGCGAACACCATCGGTGCCTTCCTGGGCTTCCTCTACGTCAACGTCGCGCACGTCTCCCTCAGCCAGGCCTCGCTGCTGGGGCTGGTGTCCGTGCCCTTCACCCTGGTGAGCGCGTTCGTCTTCCTCAAGGTTGCGGACTCCCGGGCCCGCCGCGCGTTCTTCGTCTTCGGCTCGGTGGTCCAGATCGTCGCCTGTGCGGCACCACTGGTCATGGGGTTCACCTCCGTGTCGTTGTTCCTGCTGGGCACCGGCTTCGGCATCGGCGGAGCGTTCGCCGGCGAGGGGATCTACAGGGTGTGGTCGCAGGAGTTCTTCCCGACCCTGTTGCGCGGGACGGCCCAGGGGATCACCCATGGCATCACCCGGGGTCTGGCCGCCGGCTTCGCCGTCATCACCCCGACGATCGCCGTCAGCAACCCACGACTGCTCGTCGCGCTGCTCGTCGCTTTCCTCGTGGTCAGCGGACTGATCGGCGCTCTCGCCGTCCCCGCTCTCGAACGCTCCCGGCGCACCGCGCCGTGGGACCGGGAACCCGCCGGGAACGACACGACCGTCGCCGACCCGGTCGGCGTGCCCGGCACCGCCTGA
- a CDS encoding family 78 glycoside hydrolase catalytic domain, with protein sequence MIDNLAAQPPGTDHRSPAHIPGVPRDTAWRAHWIGPHTPDHGPGPAGFGPPDTRGPFGRYLFRTTFTLDAVPQAIPARITADSRYVVHLNGREAGRGPVRSQPRRLAYDTLDLAPLARAGENTLVVLVTYYGKANSFWQPAAANGALGRDAVLVLEADLGDRLLVTDDTWRILASGAWHSAEAEGMDGIPVECLDARLLPSDWKSGAPDSDWQKARIVPALHLGSLARSTPPADPYGPLRPRPIGPLGGDTVTPVRIAVSPPAAVPDDPHPVGHVRTYLSTPDLPEPVATSLPLTLTPGTGRAHHVVVDMGRIVCGFVRLDLTAPSGTQVDLMYRETPHAPGANDPFSAPNTGARYIARGHDDRFEACEVNGFRYLHALVTSDGPVHIDAVAVREHLYPRAGAAYFRSSDPELDALYTAGVRTVALTSHDAFVDCPTREQRAWVGDAVVHQMVQLATSTDWRPAWHYLDLANSPRPDGILPMSVVGEIEQGGGTTIPDWSLHWLHGVHNLYRHGGEHERDRLAELAPTARRILAWYLPFRTDDGVLSDLPEWNLVDWSSVFTTGTSSIVTALWARGLREYAEISTLLRNDGEASWARRHWERARKGYEMFWDERRGTYVDHLLIGVQQPPASQIAGAAAIASGLAPATRHHRIIDRIMDPGRLVTRSWIGGEGGYDAEKIHDEMRGVRRIDWDPEEQVVRAQPFLSYLVHDAAALTGRVPELVGALRRWSRFLHDGYDTFGECWGWGTPAHGWSSTPARDLMTYVLGVSPAEPGFGRARVTPAYGVVERAEGAVPTRDGLLHVAFDSSGVEVDSPVPLTLRLPSGQERSCGTGHTRVPFI encoded by the coding sequence GTGATCGACAACCTGGCGGCCCAGCCCCCCGGAACCGACCATCGATCGCCGGCCCACATCCCCGGAGTCCCGCGGGACACGGCCTGGCGCGCACACTGGATCGGCCCCCACACCCCGGACCACGGGCCGGGACCCGCGGGGTTCGGGCCGCCAGACACGCGTGGCCCCTTCGGTCGCTACCTGTTCCGTACGACGTTCACCCTCGACGCGGTGCCGCAGGCCATCCCGGCCAGAATCACCGCCGACTCCCGTTACGTCGTCCACCTCAACGGCCGGGAAGCGGGCCGAGGCCCGGTGCGATCGCAGCCCCGGCGCCTGGCGTACGACACCCTCGACCTCGCACCGCTCGCCCGCGCCGGCGAGAACACCCTGGTCGTCCTGGTCACCTACTACGGCAAGGCCAACTCCTTCTGGCAACCCGCCGCCGCCAACGGCGCACTCGGCAGGGACGCCGTCCTGGTCCTCGAGGCCGACCTCGGCGACCGGCTGCTGGTGACGGACGACACCTGGCGGATACTGGCCTCCGGTGCCTGGCACAGCGCGGAGGCAGAAGGGATGGACGGCATCCCCGTCGAGTGCCTCGACGCACGCCTGCTGCCCTCGGACTGGAAGTCGGGGGCGCCCGACTCCGACTGGCAGAAGGCACGCATCGTGCCCGCACTCCATCTCGGCTCACTGGCCCGCTCGACACCGCCCGCCGATCCCTACGGGCCGCTGCGGCCCCGCCCGATCGGCCCGCTCGGCGGCGACACCGTCACCCCGGTGCGCATCGCCGTGTCACCGCCCGCCGCCGTACCAGACGACCCTCATCCGGTCGGACATGTGCGGACGTATCTGTCCACGCCGGACCTGCCGGAACCCGTGGCCACCTCCCTTCCCCTCACGCTCACTCCCGGCACCGGTCGTGCCCACCACGTGGTCGTCGACATGGGCCGGATCGTCTGCGGCTTCGTGCGCCTCGACCTGACCGCTCCCTCCGGGACGCAGGTCGACCTCATGTACCGCGAGACGCCCCACGCGCCCGGCGCGAACGACCCCTTCTCGGCCCCCAACACCGGTGCCCGGTACATCGCCCGCGGCCACGACGACCGCTTCGAGGCGTGCGAGGTGAACGGCTTCCGCTATCTGCACGCCCTCGTCACCTCGGACGGACCGGTCCACATCGACGCGGTCGCCGTCCGCGAACACCTCTACCCGCGCGCCGGAGCGGCGTACTTCCGCAGTAGCGACCCCGAACTCGACGCCCTGTACACCGCCGGGGTGCGCACCGTCGCTCTCACCTCGCACGACGCCTTCGTCGACTGCCCCACTCGGGAGCAGCGCGCCTGGGTGGGCGACGCCGTGGTCCACCAGATGGTGCAGCTCGCCACCTCCACCGACTGGCGCCCGGCCTGGCACTACCTCGACCTGGCCAACTCGCCCCGCCCGGACGGCATCCTGCCGATGAGCGTCGTCGGGGAGATCGAACAGGGCGGCGGCACCACCATCCCCGACTGGTCCCTGCACTGGCTGCACGGCGTACACAACCTCTACCGCCACGGCGGTGAGCACGAACGCGACCGCCTCGCCGAACTCGCCCCCACCGCCCGGCGGATCCTCGCCTGGTACCTGCCGTTCCGGACGGACGACGGGGTGCTGAGCGATCTGCCGGAATGGAACCTCGTGGACTGGTCCAGCGTGTTCACCACGGGAACCAGCTCCATCGTCACCGCGCTGTGGGCGCGCGGCCTGCGCGAGTACGCCGAGATCAGCACCCTGCTGCGCAACGACGGCGAGGCCTCCTGGGCCCGACGGCACTGGGAAAGGGCGCGCAAGGGGTACGAAATGTTCTGGGACGAGCGTCGCGGCACCTACGTCGATCACCTGCTGATCGGTGTCCAACAGCCCCCGGCCTCCCAGATCGCCGGCGCCGCCGCCATCGCGTCCGGGCTGGCCCCCGCGACCCGTCACCACCGGATCATCGACCGGATCATGGACCCCGGCCGGCTGGTCACCCGCTCCTGGATCGGTGGGGAGGGCGGCTACGACGCGGAGAAGATCCACGACGAGATGCGCGGCGTGCGGCGCATCGACTGGGACCCCGAGGAACAGGTCGTCCGGGCCCAGCCCTTCCTCAGCTACCTGGTCCACGACGCCGCGGCCCTCACCGGGCGGGTCCCCGAACTGGTCGGTGCGCTGCGGCGCTGGAGCCGCTTTCTGCACGACGGTTACGACACGTTCGGCGAGTGCTGGGGGTGGGGCACCCCCGCCCACGGCTGGAGTTCCACTCCGGCACGCGACCTCATGACATACGTCCTGGGCGTCAGCCCGGCCGAACCCGGTTTCGGACGAGCCCGCGTCACCCCCGCCTACGGTGTCGTGGAACGCGCCGAGGGCGCGGTACCGACGCGCGACGGACTGCTGCACGTGGCCTTCGACTCGTCCGGCGTCGAGGTCGACAGCCCCGTGCCGCTCACTCTCCGGCTCCCCAGTGGGCAGGAACGCTCATGCGGAACCGGGCACACGCGTGTGCCCTTCATCTGA